One Candidatus Peregrinibacteria bacterium DNA segment encodes these proteins:
- a CDS encoding transposase, with product MATPFPESSRPHSHPSELSAETVQKVIEYRLKYQRCAEVIHYFLERDGYEVSLSSVKRTLKRNEMTKYSKWKKWHQYEERPRPEKPGILVQIDTIVDGPYYDRLYVYTMLDVCSRWASAMPVMKIGTHASWEFIQHSQEDMPFELKMIQTDHGSEFSKWLTKTLVANEIQHRHSRVRTPTDNAYVERFNRTIQEECLSRVPKTLEAYKKAIPDFLHYYNFERPHMGLHMLTPNEVMQSY from the coding sequence ATGGCCACACCATTCCCAGAAAGCTCACGTCCCCATTCGCACCCCAGTGAGCTTTCTGCAGAGACAGTGCAGAAAGTCATAGAGTACAGACTCAAGTACCAGCGGTGTGCAGAAGTGATTCACTATTTTCTGGAAAGAGATGGCTACGAAGTGAGTCTTTCCAGTGTGAAGAGAACACTCAAAAGGAACGAGATGACCAAATACAGCAAGTGGAAGAAGTGGCACCAGTATGAGGAAAGACCGCGGCCTGAAAAACCAGGCATATTGGTGCAAATAGACACGATTGTGGATGGGCCTTATTATGACAGACTTTATGTATACACTATGCTGGACGTGTGCAGCAGATGGGCCTCTGCTATGCCGGTGATGAAGATTGGAACCCACGCAAGTTGGGAGTTTATTCAGCACTCACAAGAAGACATGCCCTTTGAACTTAAAATGATCCAGACAGACCATGGAAGTGAGTTTTCCAAGTGGCTCACTAAAACGCTTGTAGCTAATGAAATTCAGCACAGGCATTCAAGAGTACGAACACCCACAGACAATGCCTATGTGGAGAGATTCAACAGAACCATCCAGGAGGAATGCCTCTCCCGAGTCCCAAAGACTTTAGAGGCTTACAAAAAAGCAATCCCTGACTTCCTTCACTATTACAATTTTGAACGTCCTCACATGGGTCTTCACATGCTAACTCCTAACGAAGTGATGCAAAGCTATTGA